The Phalacrocorax carbo chromosome 23, bPhaCar2.1, whole genome shotgun sequence genome includes a window with the following:
- the BRPF3 gene encoding bromodomain and PHD finger-containing protein 3 isoform X2, translating into MRKPRRRSRQNLEGRRSPSPYSLKCSPTRETLTYAQAQRIVEVDIDGRLHRISIYDPLKIITEDELTAQDITECNSNKENSEQPLFPSKSKKTPSKGKKKESCSKHAPGTSLHLPQPSFRVVDSFSQPDAPPLPAAYYRYIEKPPEDLDVEVEYDMDEEDLAWLEMVNEKRRDDGYGTVSADTFELLVDRLEKESYLESRNNGAQQSLIDEDAFCCVCMDDECHNSNVILFCDICNLAVHQECYGVPYIPEGQWLCRCCLQSPSRPVDCVLCPNKGGAFKQTSDGRWAHVVCAIWIPEVCFANTVFLEPIEGINNIPPARWKLTCYICKQKGMGAAIQCHKVNCYTAFHVTCAQRAGLFMKIEPMRETSINGTTFTVRKTAYCESHSPPGMVKKGSPAASGEGQEDTVKEEGEEEANSSPPKGSLKKSQVKLKQKIKKEPGDVTNGRSSVPMVTVTQIPSYRLNKICSGLSLQRKNQFMQRLHNYWLLKRQARNGVPLIRRLHSHLQSQRNAEQKEQDEKTSAVKEELKYWQKLRHDLERARLLIELIRKREKLKREQVKVQQAAMELQLTPFNVLLRTTLDLLQEKDAAQIFAEPVNLNEVPDYLEFISNPMDFSTMRRKLESHLYRTLDEFEEDFNLIVTNCMRYNAKDTIFHRAAVRLRDLGGAILRHARRQAENIGFDTDVGIHLPESPKTEDFYRFSWEDVDNILLPENRAHLSLEAQLKELLEKLDMVSTMRSSGARTRRIRLLRREINSIRQKLAQQQNKTMPNGEPVLREEGLDKTSREGDEEGEKDDAKPPHPPTLEPTGPAPSLSELDSLQDPPTLKPISESKSLNQLQKRVMSDKELFDKKALQRESQAFQRLLSDNGLNGLALPPADTPASPPFSGVGRRTSVLFKKAKNGVKLQRGLDCSLENGEDHGQSGQLSPSRPDGERQGRKRPQSRTCSESDGEKSPRQAGQRGVTNGFAKHVESGSDSECSSGLGGGLVFEACSGLMPPKRSRGKPALSRVPFLEGANGDSDYSSSGRTLLMSFESQAELEPLELVWAKCRGYPSYPALIIDPKMPREGLLHNGVPIPVPPMDVLKLGEQRQTEAGEKLFLVLFFDNKRTWQWLPRDKVYPLGVDDTVDKLKMLEGRKTSIRKSVQVAYDRAMIHMSRVRGDHPFVTSNYL; encoded by the exons ATGAGGAAGCCTCGGAGGAGGTCCCGGCAGAACTTGGAGGGGAGGCGTTCTCCCTCGCCCTACAGCCTCAAGTGCTCACCGACTCGGGAGACCCTGACGTATGCTCAGGCCCAGCGGATCGTGGAGGTAGACATCGATGGGCGGCTTCATCGCATCAGCATCTATGATCCCTTAAAAATCATCACGGAGGATGAGCTGACTGCCCAGGACATCACAGAGTGCAACAGCAACAAGGAAAACAGCGAACAGccccttttcccttccaaatCTAAGAAAACTCCTTCCAAAGGCAAGAAGAAGGAGTCCTGCTCCAAACATGCGCCAGGAACATCTTTACACTTACCCCAGCCCAGCTTCCGCGTGGTGGACTCCTTCAGCCAGCCAGAtgcccctcctctccctgctgcctaCTACCGGTACATCGAAAAGCCTCCTGAGGACCTCGATGTAGAGGTGGAGTATGACATGGATGAGGAAGATCTGGCATGGCTGGAAATGGTCAACGAGAAGAGAAGGGACGATGGTTATGGGACAGTTTCTGCTGACACTTTTGAGCTGCTGGTGGACCGGTTGGAAAAGGAGTCATACCTTGAGAGCCGGAACAACGGGGCTCAGCAGTCCCTCATCGATGAGGATGCCTTCTGCTGCGTCTGCATGGACGATGAGTGTCACAACAGCAACGTCATCCTGTTCTGTGATATCTGCAATCTGGCCGTGCACCAGGAGTGTTACGGTGTGCCCTATATCCCCGAGGGGCAGTGGCTTTGCCGCTGCTGCTTACAGTCCCCTTCTCGCCCTGTGGATTGTGTCCTTTGCCCAAACAAAGGCGGAGCCTTCAAGCAGACCAGCGACGGCCGCTGGGCTCATGTGGTTTGTGCCATCTGGATCCCAGAGGTCTGCTTTGCAAACACTGTGTTCCTGGAGCCCATCGAAGGGATAAATAACATCCCTCCGGCTCGGTGGAAGCTCACATGTTATATCTGCAAGCAGAAGGGCATGGGAGCTGCTATCCAATGTCACAAGGTGAACTGTTACACTGCCTTCCACGTCACCTGTGCCCAGAGGGCTGGTCTCTTCATGAAGATCGAACCCATGAGGGAGACCAGCATCAACGGCACGACATTCACCGTGCGCAAGACTGCCTATTGTGAGAGTCATTCCCCACCTGGGATGGTAAAAAAAGGGTCTCCAGCTGCTAGtggtgaggggcaggaggacactgtgaaggaggagggagaggaagaagccAATTCTAGCCCTCCCAAAGGGTCTCTGAAAAAGAGCCAAGTGAAATTGAAGCAGAAGATCAAAAAGGAGCCTGGTGACGTGACCAACGGGCGTTCATCTGTGCCCATGGTGACAGTCACACAAATCCCCTCTTACAG gctgaacaaaatCTGCAGCGGCCTCTCCCTCCAGAGGAAGAACCAGTTCATGCAGAGGCTCCACAACTACTGGCTGCTGAAGCGGCAGGCGAGGAACGGGGTGCCGCTCATCCGGCGCTTGCACTCGCACCTCCAGTCCCAGAGGAACGCGGAGCAG AAGGAGCAGGATGAGAAGACCAGTGCAGTGAAGGAAGAGCTGAAGTACTGGCAAAAGCTGCGGCATGACTTGGAGCGGGCACGGCTGCTCATCGAGCTGATCCGTAAGAGGGAAAAGCTCAAGCGGGAGCAG GTCAAGGTTCAGCAGGCTGCTATGGAGCTGCAGCTGACCCCTTTCAATGTACTTCTGCGCACAACGCTGGAcctgctgcaggagaaggaTGCTGCCCAGATCTTTGCAGAGCCTGTTAACCTGAACGAG GTTCCAGATTACCTGGAATTCATTTCCAACCCAATGGATTTTTCCACCATGAGGCGGAAGCTGGAGTCCCACCTGTACCGAACATTGGATGAGTTTGAGGAAGACTTTAACCTTATAGTTACCAACTGCATGAGGTATAATGCTAAAGACACGATTTTCCACCGAGCAGCTGTCCGGCTCAGAGACCTCGGAGGAGCGATATTGCGTCATGCACGGCGGCAGGCTGAAAACATCGGCTTTGACACTGATGTGGGGATTCACCTGCCCGAGTCGCCCAAAACCGAGGACTTTTACCGCTTTTCTTGGGAGGATG TGGATAACATCCTCCTCCCGGAGAACCGGGCTCACCTCTCCTTGGAGGCCcagctgaaggagctgctggagaagcTAGACATGGTGAGCACCATGAGGTCCAGCGGCGCCCGGACGCGGCGTATCCGGCTCCTGAGACGGGAGATCAACTCCATTCGGCAGAAGCTGGCCCAGCAGCAGAACAAGACCATGCCCAACGGGGAGCCTGTGCTGCGGGAAGAGGGGCTGGACAAGACATCAAGGGAAGGGGACGAAGAAGGGGAGAAAG ATGATGCCAAGCCCCCGCACCCTCCCACCCTGGAGCCTACAGGACCCGCACCCTCCCTCTCAGAGCTGGACTCTCTGCAGGACCCTCCAACACTCAAACCCATCAGTGAAAGCAAGTCCTTGAATCAGCTGCAGAAGAGGGTAATGTCGGACAAGGAACTCTTCGACAAGAAGGCGCTGCAGCGGGAGAGCCAAGCCTTCCAGCGCCTGCTCAGTGACAACGGCCTGAACGGACTGGCCTTGCCACCCGCAGAcacccctgccagccccccctTCAGCGGCGTGGGCCGACGGACAtctgtcctttttaaaaaagctaagaACGGGGTGAAGCTGCAAAGAGGCCTGGACTGCTCCCTGGAGAACGGGGAGGACCACGGGCAGAGCGGGCAGCTTTCGCCCTCCCGCCCCGATGGGGAACGACAAGGTCGGAAGCGGCCACAGAGCAGGACCTGCAGCGAGAGCGATGGAGAGAAGTCGCCCAGGCAGGCGGGACAGAGAG GAGTGACTAACGGCTTTGCAAAACATGTAGAAAGCGGCTCTGACTCTGAATGCAGCTCTGGCCTGGGCGGTGGACTGGTGTTTGAAGCCTGCAG CGGTTTGATGCCTCCCAAGCGAAGTCGAGGGAAGCCAGCTCTTTCTCGTGTGCCCTTCTTGGAAGGTGCAAATGGAGACTCCGATTACAGCAGCTCAG GCAGGACTCTGCTGATGTCCTTTGAGAGTCAGGCGGAGCTGGAGCCCTTGGAGCTTGTGTGGGCCAAGTGCCGTGGCTATCCCTCCTACCCTGCCCTG ATAATCGATCCCAAGATGCCGCGTGAGGGTTTGCTCCACAATGGagtccccatcccagtcccacCCATGGATGTGTTGAAGTtgggggagcagaggcagacagaggcaggagaaaagctCTTCCTTGTCCTTTTCTTTGACAACAAGAGAACCTG
- the BRPF3 gene encoding bromodomain and PHD finger-containing protein 3 isoform X1, protein MRKPRRRSRQNLEGRRSPSPYSLKCSPTRETLTYAQAQRIVEVDIDGRLHRISIYDPLKIITEDELTAQDITECNSNKENSEQPLFPSKSKKTPSKGKKKESCSKHAPGTSLHLPQPSFRVVDSFSQPDAPPLPAAYYRYIEKPPEDLDVEVEYDMDEEDLAWLEMVNEKRRDDGYGTVSADTFELLVDRLEKESYLESRNNGAQQSLIDEDAFCCVCMDDECHNSNVILFCDICNLAVHQECYGVPYIPEGQWLCRCCLQSPSRPVDCVLCPNKGGAFKQTSDGRWAHVVCAIWIPEVCFANTVFLEPIEGINNIPPARWKLTCYICKQKGMGAAIQCHKVNCYTAFHVTCAQRAGLFMKIEPMRETSINGTTFTVRKTAYCESHSPPGMVKKGSPAASGEGQEDTVKEEGEEEANSSPPKGSLKKSQVKLKQKIKKEPGDVTNGRSSVPMVTVTQIPSYRLNKICSGLSLQRKNQFMQRLHNYWLLKRQARNGVPLIRRLHSHLQSQRNAEQKEQDEKTSAVKEELKYWQKLRHDLERARLLIELIRKREKLKREQVKVQQAAMELQLTPFNVLLRTTLDLLQEKDAAQIFAEPVNLNEVPDYLEFISNPMDFSTMRRKLESHLYRTLDEFEEDFNLIVTNCMRYNAKDTIFHRAAVRLRDLGGAILRHARRQAENIGFDTDVGIHLPESPKTEDFYRFSWEDVDNILLPENRAHLSLEAQLKELLEKLDMVSTMRSSGARTRRIRLLRREINSIRQKLAQQQNKTMPNGEPVLREEGLDKTSREGDEEGEKADDAKPPHPPTLEPTGPAPSLSELDSLQDPPTLKPISESKSLNQLQKRVMSDKELFDKKALQRESQAFQRLLSDNGLNGLALPPADTPASPPFSGVGRRTSVLFKKAKNGVKLQRGLDCSLENGEDHGQSGQLSPSRPDGERQGRKRPQSRTCSESDGEKSPRQAGQRGVTNGFAKHVESGSDSECSSGLGGGLVFEACSGLMPPKRSRGKPALSRVPFLEGANGDSDYSSSGRTLLMSFESQAELEPLELVWAKCRGYPSYPALIIDPKMPREGLLHNGVPIPVPPMDVLKLGEQRQTEAGEKLFLVLFFDNKRTWQWLPRDKVYPLGVDDTVDKLKMLEGRKTSIRKSVQVAYDRAMIHMSRVRGDHPFVTSNYL, encoded by the exons ATGAGGAAGCCTCGGAGGAGGTCCCGGCAGAACTTGGAGGGGAGGCGTTCTCCCTCGCCCTACAGCCTCAAGTGCTCACCGACTCGGGAGACCCTGACGTATGCTCAGGCCCAGCGGATCGTGGAGGTAGACATCGATGGGCGGCTTCATCGCATCAGCATCTATGATCCCTTAAAAATCATCACGGAGGATGAGCTGACTGCCCAGGACATCACAGAGTGCAACAGCAACAAGGAAAACAGCGAACAGccccttttcccttccaaatCTAAGAAAACTCCTTCCAAAGGCAAGAAGAAGGAGTCCTGCTCCAAACATGCGCCAGGAACATCTTTACACTTACCCCAGCCCAGCTTCCGCGTGGTGGACTCCTTCAGCCAGCCAGAtgcccctcctctccctgctgcctaCTACCGGTACATCGAAAAGCCTCCTGAGGACCTCGATGTAGAGGTGGAGTATGACATGGATGAGGAAGATCTGGCATGGCTGGAAATGGTCAACGAGAAGAGAAGGGACGATGGTTATGGGACAGTTTCTGCTGACACTTTTGAGCTGCTGGTGGACCGGTTGGAAAAGGAGTCATACCTTGAGAGCCGGAACAACGGGGCTCAGCAGTCCCTCATCGATGAGGATGCCTTCTGCTGCGTCTGCATGGACGATGAGTGTCACAACAGCAACGTCATCCTGTTCTGTGATATCTGCAATCTGGCCGTGCACCAGGAGTGTTACGGTGTGCCCTATATCCCCGAGGGGCAGTGGCTTTGCCGCTGCTGCTTACAGTCCCCTTCTCGCCCTGTGGATTGTGTCCTTTGCCCAAACAAAGGCGGAGCCTTCAAGCAGACCAGCGACGGCCGCTGGGCTCATGTGGTTTGTGCCATCTGGATCCCAGAGGTCTGCTTTGCAAACACTGTGTTCCTGGAGCCCATCGAAGGGATAAATAACATCCCTCCGGCTCGGTGGAAGCTCACATGTTATATCTGCAAGCAGAAGGGCATGGGAGCTGCTATCCAATGTCACAAGGTGAACTGTTACACTGCCTTCCACGTCACCTGTGCCCAGAGGGCTGGTCTCTTCATGAAGATCGAACCCATGAGGGAGACCAGCATCAACGGCACGACATTCACCGTGCGCAAGACTGCCTATTGTGAGAGTCATTCCCCACCTGGGATGGTAAAAAAAGGGTCTCCAGCTGCTAGtggtgaggggcaggaggacactgtgaaggaggagggagaggaagaagccAATTCTAGCCCTCCCAAAGGGTCTCTGAAAAAGAGCCAAGTGAAATTGAAGCAGAAGATCAAAAAGGAGCCTGGTGACGTGACCAACGGGCGTTCATCTGTGCCCATGGTGACAGTCACACAAATCCCCTCTTACAG gctgaacaaaatCTGCAGCGGCCTCTCCCTCCAGAGGAAGAACCAGTTCATGCAGAGGCTCCACAACTACTGGCTGCTGAAGCGGCAGGCGAGGAACGGGGTGCCGCTCATCCGGCGCTTGCACTCGCACCTCCAGTCCCAGAGGAACGCGGAGCAG AAGGAGCAGGATGAGAAGACCAGTGCAGTGAAGGAAGAGCTGAAGTACTGGCAAAAGCTGCGGCATGACTTGGAGCGGGCACGGCTGCTCATCGAGCTGATCCGTAAGAGGGAAAAGCTCAAGCGGGAGCAG GTCAAGGTTCAGCAGGCTGCTATGGAGCTGCAGCTGACCCCTTTCAATGTACTTCTGCGCACAACGCTGGAcctgctgcaggagaaggaTGCTGCCCAGATCTTTGCAGAGCCTGTTAACCTGAACGAG GTTCCAGATTACCTGGAATTCATTTCCAACCCAATGGATTTTTCCACCATGAGGCGGAAGCTGGAGTCCCACCTGTACCGAACATTGGATGAGTTTGAGGAAGACTTTAACCTTATAGTTACCAACTGCATGAGGTATAATGCTAAAGACACGATTTTCCACCGAGCAGCTGTCCGGCTCAGAGACCTCGGAGGAGCGATATTGCGTCATGCACGGCGGCAGGCTGAAAACATCGGCTTTGACACTGATGTGGGGATTCACCTGCCCGAGTCGCCCAAAACCGAGGACTTTTACCGCTTTTCTTGGGAGGATG TGGATAACATCCTCCTCCCGGAGAACCGGGCTCACCTCTCCTTGGAGGCCcagctgaaggagctgctggagaagcTAGACATGGTGAGCACCATGAGGTCCAGCGGCGCCCGGACGCGGCGTATCCGGCTCCTGAGACGGGAGATCAACTCCATTCGGCAGAAGCTGGCCCAGCAGCAGAACAAGACCATGCCCAACGGGGAGCCTGTGCTGCGGGAAGAGGGGCTGGACAAGACATCAAGGGAAGGGGACGAAGAAGGGGAGAAAG CAGATGATGCCAAGCCCCCGCACCCTCCCACCCTGGAGCCTACAGGACCCGCACCCTCCCTCTCAGAGCTGGACTCTCTGCAGGACCCTCCAACACTCAAACCCATCAGTGAAAGCAAGTCCTTGAATCAGCTGCAGAAGAGGGTAATGTCGGACAAGGAACTCTTCGACAAGAAGGCGCTGCAGCGGGAGAGCCAAGCCTTCCAGCGCCTGCTCAGTGACAACGGCCTGAACGGACTGGCCTTGCCACCCGCAGAcacccctgccagccccccctTCAGCGGCGTGGGCCGACGGACAtctgtcctttttaaaaaagctaagaACGGGGTGAAGCTGCAAAGAGGCCTGGACTGCTCCCTGGAGAACGGGGAGGACCACGGGCAGAGCGGGCAGCTTTCGCCCTCCCGCCCCGATGGGGAACGACAAGGTCGGAAGCGGCCACAGAGCAGGACCTGCAGCGAGAGCGATGGAGAGAAGTCGCCCAGGCAGGCGGGACAGAGAG GAGTGACTAACGGCTTTGCAAAACATGTAGAAAGCGGCTCTGACTCTGAATGCAGCTCTGGCCTGGGCGGTGGACTGGTGTTTGAAGCCTGCAG CGGTTTGATGCCTCCCAAGCGAAGTCGAGGGAAGCCAGCTCTTTCTCGTGTGCCCTTCTTGGAAGGTGCAAATGGAGACTCCGATTACAGCAGCTCAG GCAGGACTCTGCTGATGTCCTTTGAGAGTCAGGCGGAGCTGGAGCCCTTGGAGCTTGTGTGGGCCAAGTGCCGTGGCTATCCCTCCTACCCTGCCCTG ATAATCGATCCCAAGATGCCGCGTGAGGGTTTGCTCCACAATGGagtccccatcccagtcccacCCATGGATGTGTTGAAGTtgggggagcagaggcagacagaggcaggagaaaagctCTTCCTTGTCCTTTTCTTTGACAACAAGAGAACCTG